One window of the Clostridium sp. MB40-C1 genome contains the following:
- a CDS encoding ABC-2 transporter permease has translation MNNVLKSIKLDFMLIKEYFKIFIYILIISVFLSASSKFLIGGLVTSVSILAMRFTSLTFESEEKNNITNLYGILPISKKHHVVGRFIFTIIIGIATLMISLIIQSIILITMGVTITGTTCILGLILSMVVYLFTIALQLPGFYKYGAIKGRMFTLIPLAGFFIVYYLLGKLENWGISTTITFTNAIKDPTLTALIALIITIMISIISMIISVKIYEDKE, from the coding sequence AGTATTTTAAAATATTTATTTACATTCTCATTATTTCTGTTTTTTTATCAGCTTCTTCAAAATTTTTAATAGGTGGACTTGTAACTTCCGTGTCTATATTAGCAATGAGGTTTACATCCTTAACATTTGAGTCTGAAGAAAAAAATAATATTACAAATTTATATGGTATACTCCCAATTAGTAAAAAACACCATGTAGTTGGACGCTTTATTTTTACCATTATAATTGGAATAGCTACTTTGATGATTTCACTAATTATACAGTCCATCATTCTTATAACTATGGGGGTTACTATTACAGGTACTACATGCATACTTGGATTAATTCTCAGTATGGTTGTTTACCTCTTTACTATCGCCTTACAACTACCAGGATTTTATAAATATGGAGCTATCAAAGGTAGAATGTTTACACTAATTCCACTTGCCGGCTTTTTTATTGTATATTATCTATTGGGTAAGCTAGAAAATTGGGGTATTTCAACAACAATCACATTTACTAATGCTATAAAAGATCCAACACTTACTGCCTTAATTGCTCTAATTATTACAATAATGATTTCTATTATTTCCATGATTATTTCTGTAAAAATATACGAAGATAAAGAATGA
- a CDS encoding MarR family winged helix-turn-helix transcriptional regulator translates to MVNLKLIYNINIDNILTMLAVLNLPKDETTFINSAKKLDTTKQNTTQLVKSLEKKDFVSIIPSKKDKRAVNVCVTDMGMNVMVKCGKDASINFMATIFKDFTKEEIETPWNLLVKIYSFDGVEMNSFEENVQIPNIDMEEELRIALEKFSNKRRDKISD, encoded by the coding sequence GTGGTAAATTTAAAGCTAATTTATAATATAAACATAGACAATATATTGACTATGTTGGCAGTTCTTAACTTACCTAAAGATGAGACTACATTTATTAATAGTGCTAAGAAGTTAGATACAACTAAACAAAATACAACCCAATTAGTTAAAAGTCTTGAAAAAAAAGACTTTGTATCTATTATACCTAGTAAAAAAGATAAGAGAGCTGTTAATGTATGTGTGACTGATATGGGGATGAATGTTATGGTTAAATGTGGAAAAGATGCTTCTATTAATTTTATGGCTACCATTTTTAAAGATTTCACTAAAGAAGAAATAGAAACTCCATGGAATTTATTGGTTAAAATATATAGTTTTGATGGCGTAGAAATGAATAGTTTCGAAGAGAATGTTCAGATACCTAATATTGATATGGAGGAAGAATTAAGAATTGCATTAGAAAAGTTTTCGAATAAAAGAAGGGATAAAATATCAGATTAA
- a CDS encoding HNH endonuclease domain-containing protein, producing MNTIDKQNITIWNLTYKNIDTELPSSERVEARKLEQMLSYENLVASYKIYWFIGIYKEILEGNKEISFKRIVCRMIANAWYPLLQYHLSFGFFDKLHEVVLYASSRYGFDSNIKEKEIIDRLEEDDDRELNRRIKVFYNMVPYRLIAPFFVEELRGLKDGKKNRIIENLSNEKEDVLYKIVSENRERKIIINDEWFRYIESNQAIIKGWINYKLIYFLQKRNPNVPAIPLKLEPPYTRELTYAKKIWRYIIQENVGVKDIYTNQEFNVENFNRYGVMSIDHFIPWSFVLHDEMWNLVPTFKNINSSKNNNLVPIEKYFNPFCDMQYMAFNILIGLKKDKVLEEYLNTCKTLNISLLINKGESISREAFYESLKNSIYPLYQIAYNQGYEVKDIGL from the coding sequence TTGAATACAATAGATAAACAAAATATTACAATTTGGAATTTAACATATAAAAATATAGATACAGAACTTCCTAGCAGTGAAAGGGTAGAAGCAAGAAAGTTAGAGCAGATGCTCAGCTATGAAAATTTAGTTGCTAGTTATAAGATATATTGGTTTATTGGGATATATAAAGAAATATTAGAAGGTAATAAAGAAATAAGTTTTAAGAGGATAGTATGTAGAATGATAGCAAATGCATGGTATCCATTACTTCAATATCATTTAAGTTTTGGATTTTTTGATAAACTACATGAGGTTGTTTTATATGCTAGTTCAAGATATGGATTTGATAGCAATATAAAAGAGAAAGAAATAATAGATAGATTAGAAGAGGATGATGATAGGGAACTAAATAGAAGAATAAAAGTATTTTACAATATGGTTCCCTATAGATTGATAGCACCGTTTTTTGTAGAAGAATTACGTGGTCTAAAAGATGGTAAAAAGAATAGGATTATAGAAAATTTATCTAATGAAAAAGAAGATGTTCTATATAAAATAGTAAGTGAAAATCGAGAACGGAAAATAATAATAAATGATGAATGGTTTAGATATATAGAAAGCAATCAAGCAATAATTAAAGGGTGGATAAACTATAAGTTAATATATTTTCTTCAAAAGAGGAATCCTAATGTACCAGCCATACCGTTAAAGTTAGAACCACCATATACAAGAGAGTTGACTTATGCAAAAAAAATTTGGAGATATATAATTCAGGAAAATGTAGGAGTAAAAGATATCTATACAAACCAAGAATTTAATGTTGAAAATTTTAATAGGTATGGAGTAATGAGCATAGATCATTTTATTCCATGGAGTTTTGTTCTCCATGATGAGATGTGGAACCTTGTACCAACATTTAAGAATATAAATAGTAGTAAAAATAATAATCTAGTGCCTATAGAGAAATATTTCAATCCATTTTGTGATATGCAATACATGGCTTTTAATATATTAATAGGACTCAAAAAGGACAAGGTGTTAGAAGAATATCTAAATACTTGTAAAACTTTGAATATATCCTTGCTAATAAATAAAGGAGAGAGTATAAGTAGAGAAGCATTTTATGAATCATTAAAAAATTCAATATATCCTTTATATCAGATTGCATATAACCAGGGGTATGAGGTTAAGGATATTGGGCTATAG
- a CDS encoding nucleoside triphosphate pyrophosphohydrolase, whose amino-acid sequence MPTYNKLVRDKIPEIIDNSGKQFDIHIADKCETLKLLEAKLDEEVLEFHKDKNLEELADIMEVVFALAKNLGFSEEELLNKRLSKKEERGGFDENIVLEKVYE is encoded by the coding sequence ATGCCTACATACAACAAACTAGTTCGTGATAAAATCCCTGAGATTATAGATAATTCTGGAAAACAATTTGATATACATATTGCTGATAAATGCGAAACTCTAAAACTTCTTGAAGCAAAACTTGATGAAGAGGTTTTAGAATTTCATAAAGATAAAAATTTAGAAGAACTCGCAGATATAATGGAAGTAGTTTTTGCCCTTGCTAAAAATCTTGGGTTTTCAGAGGAGGAATTGTTAAATAAAAGACTCTCTAAAAAAGAAGAACGAGGTGGATTTGACGAAAACATTGTGTTAGAAAAAGTGTATGAATAA
- a CDS encoding nucleotidyltransferase family protein yields MSFNEVPIAENNRDEVLKIIHSDLFKKIFLNNVITNVIIFGSLASGIFNEESDIDIAVISEDKISFNTELNITLELEELLGRNIDFIDINDENINNIIKIEALNSEEVIIKDNLLDEALKSYDRLYRENEEFWYILDKVVLDNE; encoded by the coding sequence ATGAGCTTTAATGAAGTGCCTATAGCTGAGAATAATAGAGATGAAGTACTTAAAATTATCCATAGCGATTTATTTAAAAAAATATTTTTAAATAATGTCATTACTAATGTTATCATTTTTGGGAGTCTAGCATCAGGAATTTTTAATGAGGAATCAGATATAGATATTGCAGTAATTTCAGAAGATAAAATTTCTTTTAATACTGAATTAAATATTACATTAGAACTTGAAGAATTATTAGGAAGAAACATAGATTTTATAGACATAAATGATGAAAACATTAATAATATAATCAAAATAGAAGCTTTAAATAGTGAAGAAGTAATAATCAAAGACAACCTATTAGATGAAGCATTAAAATCATATGACAGGCTTTACAGAGAAAATGAAGAATTTTGGTATATATTAGATAAGGTGGTTTTGGATAATGAATAA
- the dptF gene encoding DNA phosphorothioation-dependent restriction protein DptF, producing MKKDIFSYLDENYRYLNNYIRDFNEELFISPHSSIIKGKTFTENLTREACKLVGYGLLNRMTQEERLGKLEDEGTLEGEILKSFHTIRMLSNKENYADVEEELEVALNIHKNIYKITAWFVQTYIDSKFEAETYKIPMPSENKVYDIELEVIYKIIKNIKNTEDTIAKTQDDDKENEETMDIFDINEKEEAENIFEDLMIESIINNELDKKCLIQELSKLKEYSKETGEESGEFTNLEKYMNIESEIEEKLESINFSECNILTLKDGKVHSSYIKSLITKITDSSDLNIFYNSYIKNCTKCSNCDCCPIKANYELLSNENVQDSIVGLLGKCIIKNKITISTKELINFIYELIVPGTYIDINSPMFKRKISKLNNLDYINLLMPNIIFNHKRLSFIFQELNSLDPLNLRNQKIDDFIIEFNNSKDVLSYFKKYIDYPKGYLDKIKDIKDKKTEYKNIRDELLNLFIRSYYLCGKGDVRK from the coding sequence TTGAAAAAAGATATTTTTAGTTACTTAGATGAAAATTATAGATATTTAAATAATTACATAAGGGATTTTAATGAGGAACTATTTATTTCTCCACATAGCTCAATTATTAAGGGGAAAACTTTTACTGAAAATCTAACTAGAGAAGCATGTAAACTAGTAGGATATGGACTATTAAATAGGATGACTCAAGAGGAAAGATTAGGAAAATTAGAAGATGAAGGAACATTAGAGGGGGAAATATTAAAATCATTTCATACAATTAGAATGCTTAGTAACAAAGAAAATTATGCTGATGTTGAAGAAGAATTAGAAGTAGCTTTAAATATACATAAAAATATTTATAAAATCACTGCTTGGTTTGTTCAAACTTATATTGACAGTAAGTTTGAAGCTGAAACATATAAAATTCCAATGCCATCAGAAAATAAAGTTTATGATATTGAGCTAGAGGTTATATATAAAATCATAAAAAACATAAAAAATACAGAAGATACAATAGCTAAAACACAGGATGATGATAAAGAAAATGAAGAAACCATGGATATTTTTGATATAAATGAAAAAGAGGAAGCAGAGAATATTTTTGAAGACCTTATGATTGAAAGCATTATTAATAACGAATTAGATAAAAAATGTTTAATACAAGAATTATCTAAACTAAAAGAGTATTCAAAAGAAACTGGTGAAGAATCAGGTGAGTTTACTAATCTTGAAAAGTATATGAACATCGAAAGTGAGATTGAAGAAAAATTAGAATCTATAAATTTTAGCGAGTGTAATATACTAACATTAAAAGATGGCAAGGTTCATTCAAGTTATATAAAATCTTTAATAACTAAAATTACAGATTCATCAGATCTTAATATTTTCTATAATTCGTACATAAAAAATTGTACTAAGTGCAGTAATTGTGATTGTTGTCCCATTAAGGCAAATTATGAATTACTAAGCAATGAAAATGTACAAGATTCAATAGTAGGTTTATTGGGTAAATGTATTATTAAAAATAAGATAACAATTTCAACAAAAGAATTAATAAATTTTATATATGAGTTAATAGTTCCAGGAACATATATTGATATTAATTCTCCAATGTTTAAAAGGAAAATTTCTAAGCTTAATAATTTGGATTATATAAATTTACTTATGCCTAATATAATTTTTAATCATAAAAGATTGTCTTTTATCTTTCAAGAATTAAATAGTTTAGATCCTTTAAATCTTAGAAACCAAAAGATAGATGATTTTATAATAGAGTTTAATAATTCTAAAGACGTACTATCTTATTTTAAAAAGTATATTGATTATCCAAAAGGTTATCTTGATAAGATTAAAGACATAAAGGATAAGAAAACAGAATATAAAAACATACGGGATGAATTATTAAATTTATTTATTAGAAGTTATTATCTTTGTGGAAAGGGAGATGTTAGAAAGTAA
- a CDS encoding radical SAM protein — protein MSKEFNLSEYMSEGIENIVKNILKASIKNPKESAFVIKYMLAVKDAKNKRYMLESKGEHIPPFFMGSIATSCNLYCKGCYARANKSCGNNIKGSEISEERWGEIFNEAKDLGISFALLLGGEPLMRRGVIEKASSVKEIVFPIFTNGTMFDEKYINLFDKNRNLVPMISIEGDEYQTDNRRGIGTYNSIMTAMDNLNKKGILFGCSVTVTTENIMTVTSKMFIQELYNKGTRALVFVEYVPVTKSTRNLAPTDKERLILEEKIVQLRNVFENMVFLSFPGDEKYAGGCLSAGRGFFHINANGGAEPCPFSPYSDINLKECSLREALKSPLFKKLKDNEMLLGDHDGGCLLFEKEEDVKELLGL, from the coding sequence ATGAGCAAAGAATTTAATTTATCTGAATATATGAGTGAAGGTATTGAAAATATAGTAAAGAACATTTTAAAAGCATCCATAAAAAATCCAAAGGAGAGTGCATTTGTAATAAAATATATGTTAGCAGTAAAGGATGCAAAAAATAAAAGGTATATGCTAGAAAGTAAAGGTGAACATATACCACCATTTTTTATGGGAAGCATTGCTACTAGTTGTAATTTATATTGTAAAGGATGTTATGCAAGAGCTAATAAATCCTGTGGAAATAATATAAAAGGCAGTGAGATATCAGAAGAAAGATGGGGAGAGATATTTAATGAAGCGAAGGACCTCGGAATTTCATTTGCATTATTATTAGGAGGAGAACCATTAATGAGAAGAGGGGTTATTGAAAAAGCTTCTTCTGTTAAAGAAATAGTTTTCCCAATCTTTACAAATGGAACTATGTTTGATGAAAAATATATAAATTTATTCGATAAAAATAGAAATCTTGTGCCAATGATAAGTATTGAAGGTGATGAATATCAAACTGATAACAGAAGAGGAATAGGAACTTATAATTCAATAATGACTGCCATGGATAATTTAAATAAAAAAGGAATTTTATTTGGATGTTCTGTAACTGTAACAACTGAAAATATAATGACTGTTACAAGTAAAATGTTTATACAGGAGCTTTACAATAAAGGAACAAGAGCATTAGTATTTGTAGAGTATGTTCCAGTAACTAAATCTACTAGAAATCTTGCACCTACAGATAAAGAACGTTTAATATTAGAAGAAAAGATAGTGCAATTAAGAAATGTATTTGAAAATATGGTGTTTTTATCATTCCCTGGTGATGAGAAATATGCAGGTGGATGTTTATCCGCTGGAAGAGGTTTTTTTCATATAAATGCTAATGGCGGAGCAGAGCCATGTCCATTTTCGCCATATTCAGATATTAATTTAAAAGAATGTAGTTTAAGAGAAGCTTTAAAATCACCATTATTTAAAAAACTTAAAGATAATGAAATGTTACTTGGAGATCATGATGGTGGATGTTTATTATTTGAAAAAGAAGAAGATGTTAAAGAGTTGTTAGGATTGTAA
- the tlp gene encoding small acid-soluble spore protein Tlp, whose amino-acid sequence MRNKPNPDDRKDNVDKIQYNISKTIQNCELADEMIAETSDEKMKKTLKEKNVRRKEALNGMRREIEDEARDKKNGYR is encoded by the coding sequence ATGAGAAACAAACCAAACCCAGATGATAGAAAAGATAATGTAGATAAAATCCAATACAATATTAGTAAAACTATTCAAAACTGTGAGCTTGCAGATGAAATGATTGCAGAAACAAGTGATGAAAAAATGAAAAAAACATTAAAAGAGAAAAATGTAAGAAGAAAAGAAGCTCTTAATGGAATGAGAAGAGAAATTGAAGATGAAGCAAGGGATAAGAAAAACGGATATAGATAA
- a CDS encoding glycerate kinase, whose protein sequence is MKFVLAPDSFKESMTAKEVADAMEKGIKKILPNVECIKVPMADGGEGTVQSLIDATSGELIKENVIGPLGNKIEASFGILGDGKTAVIEMASASGLHLVKKEDRNPLITTTYGTGMLIKAALDRGADHILIGIGGSATNDGGAGMIQALGAKLLDKNGKDISFGGGALSNLAKIDLSCIDPRLQNLKIEVACDVNNPLVGENGASHVFGPQKGATPEIVKILDESLANYANVIKESLGKDIAKVPGAGAAGGLGAGLMAFLDAELKRGVDLVIQATNLEEKMKGADYVFTGEGSIDFQTICGKTPYGVAVSAKKFNIPVIAFAGRIGDNVEVLYDSAIDSIIGILPEAVDLETALKEGTKNMERSVENIVRILAL, encoded by the coding sequence ATGAAATTTGTATTAGCACCGGACTCATTTAAAGAGAGCATGACTGCAAAAGAAGTTGCAGATGCTATGGAAAAAGGAATAAAAAAGATATTGCCTAATGTGGAATGTATTAAAGTTCCTATGGCTGATGGAGGAGAAGGAACAGTTCAATCTCTTATAGATGCTACTTCAGGAGAATTAATAAAGGAAAATGTTATAGGACCTTTAGGAAATAAAATAGAAGCTTCTTTTGGAATTTTGGGAGATGGAAAAACAGCAGTAATAGAGATGGCTAGTGCAAGTGGACTTCATCTTGTAAAAAAAGAAGATAGAAATCCACTTATAACTACTACCTATGGTACAGGTATGCTTATTAAAGCTGCTTTAGATAGAGGCGCTGACCATATACTAATAGGTATAGGGGGAAGTGCTACTAATGATGGTGGTGCAGGAATGATACAAGCATTAGGAGCAAAACTTCTTGATAAAAACGGAAAAGATATTTCGTTTGGTGGAGGAGCGCTTAGTAATCTAGCTAAAATAGATTTGTCTTGTATTGATCCAAGATTACAGAATTTAAAAATAGAAGTGGCTTGTGATGTAAACAATCCTTTAGTAGGGGAAAATGGAGCTTCACATGTATTTGGACCTCAAAAGGGAGCAACACCTGAAATTGTGAAAATTCTTGATGAAAGTCTTGCTAATTATGCTAATGTAATAAAAGAAAGCCTCGGAAAAGATATAGCTAAAGTACCTGGAGCAGGAGCAGCAGGTGGACTTGGAGCAGGCTTAATGGCATTTTTAGATGCGGAACTTAAACGAGGAGTAGATTTAGTTATACAAGCTACGAATTTAGAAGAAAAAATGAAGGGTGCAGATTATGTTTTTACTGGAGAAGGAAGCATAGACTTTCAAACTATCTGTGGAAAAACTCCTTATGGAGTGGCTGTATCAGCTAAAAAGTTTAATATACCTGTAATTGCTTTTGCTGGGAGAATAGGAGACAATGTTGAAGTTCTTTATGATTCTGCTATAGATTCTATTATAGGGATTTTACCTGAAGCGGTAGATTTAGAGACAGCTTTAAAAGAAGGAACTAAAAATATGGAAAGATCAGTAGAAAATATAGTTAGAATATTAGCTTTATAA
- a CDS encoding GntP family permease — translation MEVTALGALIGLVLAIILIIKKVHPTYGLIIGAIVGGLVGGAGITNTVTLMMNGAKGIIPAVLRILTAGVLAGVLIESGAAAKIAETIVDKLGESNSLIALSIATLVLTSVGVFVDVSVITVAPIALAIAKRANLTKTAILIAMIGGGKAGNIISPNPNAIAISDSFKVPLTSVMAAGIIPAIFGFIVTCIIAKKLAHTGSKVTENEIQVTSEEKPNFFAAIIGPLTAIIILSLRPMLNISIDPLIALPVGGIVGALCMGKIKNISKYASAGLAKMSGVAILLLGTGTLAGIIANSELKNVIINGLNAAGLPSFALAPVAGILMAGATASTTSGSAVASQVFGPTILQLGVKPLSAGAMIHSGATVLDHLPHGSFFHATGGSVFMDMKERLKLICYESIVGLTMTIVSTIIFGFAIF, via the coding sequence ATGGAAGTTACAGCTTTAGGAGCATTAATAGGCCTAGTTTTAGCTATTATACTTATTATTAAAAAAGTACATCCAACTTATGGATTAATTATTGGAGCCATAGTGGGGGGATTAGTAGGAGGAGCAGGAATTACAAATACTGTTACCTTAATGATGAATGGAGCAAAAGGTATAATTCCAGCAGTGCTTAGAATATTAACAGCTGGAGTATTAGCAGGTGTTCTTATAGAATCTGGAGCAGCAGCAAAAATTGCAGAGACTATAGTAGATAAGCTTGGAGAATCCAACTCACTTATAGCACTTTCTATTGCAACGTTGGTTTTAACTTCAGTAGGAGTATTTGTAGATGTATCAGTTATTACTGTTGCGCCTATAGCATTAGCTATTGCTAAAAGAGCAAATCTTACTAAAACAGCAATACTTATTGCTATGATAGGTGGAGGTAAAGCTGGAAATATTATATCACCAAATCCTAACGCAATAGCAATTTCAGATAGTTTTAAAGTGCCTTTAACTTCAGTGATGGCAGCAGGAATAATCCCGGCAATATTTGGATTTATAGTTACTTGTATTATAGCAAAAAAGCTTGCTCATACAGGTTCTAAAGTTACAGAAAATGAAATACAAGTTACGTCAGAAGAAAAGCCAAACTTTTTTGCAGCTATAATAGGACCATTAACTGCAATCATAATATTATCACTAAGACCTATGTTAAATATTAGTATTGATCCTTTAATAGCTTTACCTGTTGGAGGTATAGTAGGAGCTTTATGTATGGGTAAAATAAAAAACATTAGTAAATATGCTAGTGCAGGATTAGCAAAGATGAGCGGAGTGGCTATACTTCTTTTAGGAACTGGGACATTAGCAGGAATTATTGCTAATTCAGAACTTAAGAATGTTATAATAAATGGATTAAATGCAGCAGGACTTCCTTCTTTTGCATTAGCCCCAGTAGCAGGTATTCTTATGGCAGGTGCTACAGCATCCACAACTTCAGGCTCAGCTGTTGCAAGCCAAGTATTTGGACCAACAATACTTCAGCTTGGAGTTAAGCCTCTATCAGCTGGAGCTATGATTCACTCAGGAGCCACAGTGCTAGACCATTTACCACATGGAAGTTTCTTTCATGCTACAGGTGGAAGTGTGTTTATGGACATGAAAGAAAGACTTAAACTTATATGTTATGAATCTATTGTAGGTTTGACGATGACTATAGTATCTACAATTATTTTTGGATTTGCTATTTTTTAG
- a CDS encoding sugar diacid recognition domain-containing protein has protein sequence MIHLTNQLAQDIVNKMMEVIPYNVNIMNSEGVIIGSGDSTRIGKIHEGAVKAISLKKLVMIYKDKGGAKPGVNMPIYFKGEIMGVIGISGEPDIVKQFASIVKATATLLINQEYMFSEQRSREQLKDELLYQWAFLIDKYDEDFIKRAAELNIDLTIPRKAVVISSKRFENIKIDKVRTYIEQKEYIIRINPEEVVLLLKDDKILNYRIKQIYKEDFLKNSVIGIGTNNAIISKSVQEALKCVEIIKKLDFSMELNEYNKIIPIDALSNVPYKEKYFNIIKKLQEEGKGSDLIKTLICFIKNNGEINSIAKELHIHRNSLNYRIRKIQDITGKNLRNYTDLLELFTALVVFKLDKSDKSKSQ, from the coding sequence ATGATACATTTAACAAACCAACTAGCTCAAGATATAGTAAATAAGATGATGGAGGTTATACCATATAATGTAAACATAATGAACTCAGAAGGAGTCATTATTGGTAGTGGGGATAGCACAAGGATAGGAAAAATCCATGAGGGAGCGGTTAAAGCTATCTCACTAAAAAAGCTTGTAATGATTTATAAAGATAAAGGAGGAGCTAAGCCAGGAGTTAATATGCCTATTTATTTTAAAGGAGAAATTATGGGCGTCATTGGTATTAGTGGAGAACCTGATATAGTAAAACAATTTGCATCCATAGTAAAGGCAACCGCCACACTGCTTATAAATCAAGAGTATATGTTTTCAGAGCAGAGATCAAGGGAGCAACTTAAGGATGAACTACTTTATCAATGGGCATTTTTAATAGATAAATATGATGAAGATTTTATAAAAAGGGCAGCAGAGTTAAATATTGATTTAACAATTCCTAGAAAAGCTGTAGTAATAAGCTCTAAGCGGTTTGAGAATATTAAAATAGACAAAGTAAGAACCTATATAGAACAAAAAGAGTATATTATTAGGATTAATCCTGAAGAGGTAGTTTTATTGTTGAAAGATGATAAAATTTTAAATTATAGAATAAAACAAATTTACAAAGAGGATTTTCTTAAAAATAGTGTTATAGGTATAGGAACTAATAATGCTATAATATCAAAATCTGTACAAGAGGCTTTAAAGTGTGTAGAAATTATCAAGAAATTAGATTTTTCAATGGAACTAAATGAGTATAACAAAATTATTCCTATAGATGCCCTTAGTAATGTACCATATAAAGAAAAATACTTTAACATTATAAAAAAATTGCAAGAAGAAGGAAAAGGTTCGGATCTTATAAAAACTCTAATATGTTTTATAAAAAATAATGGAGAAATTAATAGTATTGCTAAGGAATTGCATATACACAGGAATTCACTGAATTATAGAATAAGAAAAATTCAAGATATTACTGGCAAAAATCTTAGAAATTATACAGATTTACTAGAGCTTTTTACGGCATTAGTAGTATTTAAATTAGATAAATCTGACAAATCAAAATCTCAATGA
- a CDS encoding 5'-nucleotidase: protein MAYNLKDKLVIAISSRAIFDLEKENEIYEKQGLEEYTKYQVENEDKVLEKGAAFPLIQALLNLNDKFDEPIVEVIVMSRNSPETGLRVFNSTKHYGLNIVRAAFTGGENIAPYLGAFDVDLFLSKNEHDVQEAIDNGFASALIYNIPNEFKPTESEIRIAFDADAVVFSEESEKIYKEKGLDAFLENEKNNAEQVLPEGPFGKLLKTLSKIKEKDSSLLKIAIVTARNSPAHKRVILTLREWGCKVDEAFFLGGVSKKQVLKAFNAHIFFDDQEVHVGPASELVPSGRVPYKSQSDIRKC from the coding sequence ATGGCATATAATTTAAAGGATAAGTTAGTGATAGCAATATCATCTAGAGCAATCTTTGATTTAGAAAAAGAAAATGAAATATATGAAAAACAAGGACTTGAAGAATATACTAAGTATCAAGTGGAAAATGAAGATAAGGTTTTGGAAAAAGGGGCGGCTTTCCCACTGATACAAGCTCTGCTTAATCTAAATGATAAGTTTGATGAGCCAATAGTAGAAGTAATTGTAATGTCAAGAAACAGCCCCGAAACAGGATTAAGAGTTTTCAATAGTACAAAACATTATGGATTAAATATAGTTAGAGCGGCGTTTACAGGGGGAGAAAATATAGCACCGTATTTAGGTGCATTTGATGTTGATTTATTTTTATCAAAAAATGAGCATGATGTACAAGAAGCTATAGACAATGGATTTGCATCTGCACTAATTTATAATATTCCTAATGAATTTAAGCCAACAGAAAGTGAAATACGTATAGCATTTGATGCTGATGCCGTTGTGTTTTCAGAAGAATCGGAAAAAATATATAAAGAAAAGGGATTAGATGCTTTTTTAGAAAATGAAAAGAACAATGCAGAACAGGTACTACCAGAAGGACCTTTTGGAAAGCTTTTAAAAACACTATCAAAAATTAAAGAGAAGGATAGTTCTTTATTAAAAATAGCTATAGTAACAGCAAGAAATAGTCCTGCACATAAGCGTGTTATTCTAACACTTAGAGAATGGGGATGTAAAGTTGATGAGGCATTTTTTCTAGGAGGAGTATCAAAAAAACAAGTTCTTAAAGCTTTTAATGCTCATATATTTTTTGATGATCAAGAAGTTCATGTTGGTCCAGCTTCTGAACTGGTTCCATCAGGGCGTGTACCATATAAATCACAGTCAGATATTAGGAAATGCTAA